The DNA region TAACTCATTTAATCTTTCAATTGTTTTTGTTTTTAATACATTTGAATTGCTCACAGCATATATAACATCTTTTGGATTTACACCTGTTAATACAACCTCTAACATATCTATAAAATCTGAGTTATTTAAGTCTAATCCTAAAATTAGCGTTGGATAGTTTTCCATATCCTCTTTTATATTTTTGAAAAAGTTTTTGTAAAAATCTAAAACTTTTAGTTTTCTAAAGTCTTGGATAGAAACGAAAATCTTTTCATGTCTATTAACATCTCCAAGAATCTTATAATGCTTAACCTCTCCATTTGATGCTATTGTAAACTCTTCATCTGTAGGTAGTATCTTTACCACTTTGTTGCAGTTTATATCGTCTAAAACTATATCATAATCTGTTGAAAAAACAGCATTAATCTTATTACTTTCAGAGAAAATATTTAATACCTCTGCAGTTTCT from Cetobacterium somerae ATCC BAA-474 includes:
- a CDS encoding SIR2 family protein, producing MSFFNKFNDTDKINLFLGDFLVRNAGYPTRRELAKLLMKDMKENIKGYIRDENSLFQVSQVYLDGVVSSRSSLLKKIKNLYETNRETAEVLNIFSESNKINAVFSTDYDIVLDDINCNKVVKILPTDEEFTIASNGEVKHYKILGDVNRHEKIFVSIQDFRKLKVLDFYKNFFKNIKEDMENYPTLILGLDLNNSDFIDMLEVVLTGVNPKDVIYAVSNSNVLKTKTIERLNELGIKLLPHSEEEFFKELKGYLSSAQLDESELKEAYIGKKLFR